Proteins found in one Pelobates fuscus isolate aPelFus1 chromosome 10, aPelFus1.pri, whole genome shotgun sequence genomic segment:
- the LOC134575276 gene encoding zinc finger protein 3-like produces the protein MENFILHQAERVHNSPELVMEEITLAQSDEIIINTESISLENSAVSNDDSNSCEEESLPESSAGTHQEYTELEYSTVVAGEDDTEDDAAPGTYSNTRMTHFSSDENDEIVSNDLMETQRAQLLESTYDYSNNLEDFSFVSDSVDCQTSHQKGPKGDKSFICSECGMFFDRYSNLVRHQRVHTGERPYVCTECNKSYTQSAHLTRHQKSHTAVKTYPCRDCGYRFAHKAQLVIHRKAHRGRTQFACAVCGKCFIKYSNLLVHQKVHLEPKPEPKFFECSLCDEKFIHKSDLAKHERVHTGEKFLCFECGIRFSCSSSLHRHQKIHTEEATTD, from the coding sequence ATGGAAAATTTCATTCTTCACCAAGCTGAACGTGTTCACAATTCCCCAGAACTTGTGATGGAAGAAATAACTCTTGCCCAAAGTGATGAGATCATCATTAATACAGAAAGCATAAGCCTGGAGAATTCGGCGGTCTCAAATGATGACTCAAACTCATGTGAAGAAGAAAGTCTCCCAGAATCCTCTGCTGGTACACACCAAGAATATACAGAGCTAGAATATTCAACAGTGGTTGCAGGAGAAGATGATACAGAAGACGATGCAGCCCCCGGTACTTATAGCAACACACGAATGACACATTTTAGCTCTGATGAGAATGATGAAATTGTTAGTAATGACTTAATGGAAACGCAAAGAGCACAATTATTAGAGAGTACATATGATTACAGCAATAACCTGGAAGACTTTTCTTTTGTATCGGACAGTGTCGATTGTCAAACAAGTCATCAGAAAGGTCCAAAAGGTGATAAAAGCTTCATTTGCTCTGAATGTGGAATGTTTTTTGACAGATATTCAAATCTTGTTAGACACCAGCGTGTACACACCGGGGAGCGTCCTTATGTCTGTACAGAATGTAACAAGTCTTACACGCAGAGTGCACACCTTACTCGACATCAGAAGAGCCACACAGCTGTGAAAACCTACCCGTGCCGGGATTGTGGCTATCGTTTTGCTCACAAGGCTCAGCTTGTGATACATAGAAAAGCCCATAGAGGAAGAACGCAGTTTGCATGCGCGGTCTGCGGAAAATGTTTCATTAAATATTCCAACCTTCTTGTGCACCAGAAAGTTCACCTGGAGCCAAAACCAGAACCAAAGTTTTTTGAATGTTCCTTATGTGATGAAAAGTTTATTCACAAGTCGGACCTTGCAAAACACGAGCGAGTTCACACTGGGGAAAAGTTCTTGTGCTTTGAATGCGGAATACGTTTTTCTTGTAGCTCAAGTCTTCATAGGCATCAGAAGATTCACACTGAGGAAGCAACAACAGATTAA